From Saccharomyces kudriavzevii IFO 1802 strain IFO1802 genome assembly, chromosome: 11:
AATTCCCCGGTAATGCAGAACGAGCACAACAGGAACTACTGGCCAAAGGCCTAGAATCCCTGATGGACGGATTGAAAGTGGTGCGTTTGAAGCAAGGCGATCCGTATATTTTTGGTCGTGGCGGTGAAgaattcaatttcttcaaggaTCGCGGGTATATCCCATCAGTTCTACCAGGCATCAGCTCCTCCCTAGCTTGTACCGTATTGGCTCAGATACCTGCTACACAACGTAATATTGCAGATCAAGTACTCATATGTACCGGAACCGGTAGGAAGGGTGCTCTACCCGAGATCCCTGAGTTCGTTAAAAGTAGAACTACAGTTTTCTTGATGGCGTTGCATAGAGCCAATGTCCTCATTACAGAGCTTTTGAAACATGGGTGGGATAGTGATGTTCCTGCTGCAATTGTTGAGAGAGGCTCGTGTCCTGATCAACGTGTCACTAGAACTCTTCTAAAGTGGGTGCCGGAAGTGGTAGAGGAGATTGGATCAAGGCCTCCAGGTGTCTTGGTTGTAGGTAAGGCTGTGAACGCGTTAGCTGATCAAGATGTATCAAATTTGAGtgaatcaagaaaatacgtTGTTGACGAAGGTTTTAGAGAATTTGAGGTTGATACGGATAGTTTATTTAAATAGCGTGAACTCTTGTATATAACAGGATATTATTCGATTACTAGCATTAGATTTTACTTCCCTCATGTACGCAGTCTCCAGATTCCTTATTGATGAATATATTGCAAGATAAAAAGCGCTCTAAGACCCTGAAAAGCACATCTGATAAAATCGCAAAATATTGGCAAGCCAAgagaagaacaaatatGATAAGTAGACGGTTTTTCCAAAcaaatggcaaaaaaattgcctTTGCATTTGATATTGATGGCGTTTTATTCAGGGGCAAGAAGCCTGTTCCAGGTGCTAGCGACTCATTGAAACTATTGAGCGATAACAAGATTCCATATATCTTGTTGACTAATGGTGGTGGGCTCTCTGAGAAGGCACGCACAGAGTTTATCTCGAGCAAATTGGACGTTGACGTGTCACCTTTGCAAATCATCCAAAGCCATACCCCGTATAAGTCCCTTGTTAAtaaatattcaagaatctTGGCTGTTGGTTCGCCTACAGTAAGAAAGGTTGCAGAAGGCTACGGATTTCAAGATGTAGTTCACCAGACCGACATTGTGAGATATAACAGAGATATTGCGCCATTTAGTGGGCTGTCTGACGAACAATTACAGGAGTACTCTAGAGAGATTCCAGATTTAACCACTAAGAAATTCGATGCCGTCCTGGTGTTCAATGATCCTCATGACTGGGCTGCTGATATACAGATCATTTCAGATGCAATTAATAGTGAAAATGGGATGTTAAATACCTTGAGAAGTAAGAAAGGTGGCAAACCTTCCATCCCCATTTACTTTTCAAACGAGGATTTGCTATGGGCCAATCCTTATAAATTGAACAGATTTGGTCAAGGTGCCTTCCGTCTGCTAGTTAG
This genomic window contains:
- the SKDI11G2780 gene encoding uncharacterized protein (similar to Saccharomyces cerevisiae YKR070W; ancestral locus Anc_5.652); the encoded protein is MNILQDKKRSKTLKSTSDKIAKYWQAKRRTNMISRRFFQTNGKKIAFAFDIDGVLFRGKKPVPGASDSLKLLSDNKIPYILLTNGGGLSEKARTEFISSKLDVDVSPLQIIQSHTPYKSLVNKYSRILAVGSPTVRKVAEGYGFQDVVHQTDIVRYNRDIAPFSGLSDEQLQEYSREIPDLTTKKFDAVLVFNDPHDWAADIQIISDAINSENGMLNTLRSKKGGKPSIPIYFSNEDLLWANPYKLNRFGQGAFRLLVRRLYSEINGEPLQDYTLGKPTKLTYDFAHHVLIDWEKRLSGKIAQSVNRKLPLLGIKPSSSPFHSVFMVGDNPASDIIGAQNYGWNSCLVKTGVYKDGDDLKECKPTMIVDDVYKAVTKTLEEYA